Proteins from one Oncorhynchus masou masou isolate Uvic2021 chromosome 12, UVic_Omas_1.1, whole genome shotgun sequence genomic window:
- the LOC135548977 gene encoding mucin-5AC-like codes for MTPITADISRTTTAAASTTTTTSTQTTTTTTAPTTTPAVPTTVAPTTTTPAVPTITIITTAPATTTVASLSTTAAVPLTTTAAPLTTTAALTKTTVTHTTTAVGPLTTTTVESILTSTSEATTTTTITSASTAPAVPTANAASTTTAGPMSTAALTTTTVGPTTNTTGATTTTATTGPTTINIAPTTSTVAPTASVIAEPTTTTLPPTTTPAAATTITVSLPNTITAVIITNPTIKALTTINVAPMTTTTTAPTTTVGSTTTTSPTSTTTAAPTMTTVAFTTNEAPTSISVAPISTTPAVHTTVASIPTTTAAPTMTTESLMTNTNAAPTTTTAIHTTTTTTAFTRTSTIPTTTSAIETPTTITIMAAPITTTTLASSTTTKTSTAIMTTTNTSPTIATKPLKTTSINVASITTINTAGSTSTTTTGSSHSTTTTPTAAPTSTTAIVLPTLTTRTATYNSTSMASVTSTTR; via the coding sequence ATGACTCCTATAACTGCAGATATTTCCAGAACAACAACTGCAGCtgcttctacaacaactacaacttcaactcaaacaacaaccacaacaacagcacctactACAACACCTGCAGTTCctacaactgtagctcctacgaCCACGACACCTGCTGTACCTACTATAACAATTATAACTACAGCTCCTGCGACAACAACTGTAGCTTCTCTGTCAACCACAGCAGCTGTCCCTttgacaaccactgcagctcctttgacaaccactgcagctcttaCGAAAACAACTGTAACTCATACGACAACAGCTGTTGGTCCTTTGACCACCACAACTGTAGAATCTATTTTAACATCTACATCTGAagctacaacaacaaccacaattACATCAGCTAGTACAGCACCTGCAGTTCCTACAGCAAATGCCGCTTCTACGACAACTGCAGGTCCTATGTCAACTGCAGCTCTTACGACAACTACTGTAGGTCCTACAACCAATACAACTGGAGCTACTACAACAACTGCAACCACAGGTCCTACTACAATAAATATAGCTCCTACAACATCAACCGTAGCTCCTACGGCCTCTGTGATTGCagaacctactacgacaactcTACCTCCTACGACAACACCTGCTGCTGCTACCACAATAACTGTATCTCTTCCAAACACTATAACAGCAGTAATTATTACAAATCCCACAATTAAAGCTCTTACTACAATAAATGTTGCTCCcatgacaaccacaacaacagcccctACAACAACTGTGGGTTCAACAACCACTACATCTCCTACATCAACCACAACAGCAGCACCTACAATGACAACAGTTGCTTTTACAACAAATGAAGCTCCTACGTCAATAAGTGTAGCTCCTATATCCACTACACCTGCAGTACATACTACTGTAGCTTCAATTCCCACTACAACAGCAGCACCTACAATGACAACTGAATCTCTTATGACCAATACAAATGCAGCACCAACTACAACAACTGCCATTCATACTACAACCACAACTACAGCTTTTACAAGAACTTCCACTATCCCTACCACCACCAGCGCAATAGAAACTCCTACTACCATAACTATAATGGCAGCTCCTATAACCACCACAACTTTAGCTTCTTCTACGACAACCAAAACATCAACTGCAATAatgacaactacaaatacatcTCCAACAATCGCAACTAAACCTCTTAAAACCACCTCCATCAATGTTGCTTCTATTACAACAATTAATACTGCAGGTTCTACAAGCACCACCACAACTGGTAGTTCTCATTCTACAACAACGACTCCAACTGCAGCACCTACAAGTACAACCGCAATTGTACTTCCTACATTGACAACCAGAACTGCAACTTATAACTCAACTTCTATGGCTTCAGTGACATCAACAACTAGGTAA